A stretch of the Bacteroidota bacterium genome encodes the following:
- a CDS encoding metal-dependent transcriptional regulator, with product MKMIHEISFLVSGAVMLMIPGLANLFRSKRQKAFIEKELLENALKHLYDCESKKGNGSCESIGGALGTGRKKSNELREQLESSGLISVKDEKIELTDTGRSYALKVIRIHRLWESYLADKTGTPSIEWHREAEAREHQISEEEADRLASRLGNPLYDPDGDPIPDKEGFVPPRKGILLRDSAGNTFAKVTHIEDEPQEVYNQIIAENVYPGLTIRVLENENGKTVFVADGEEKIFTRLLTSNVTIIEIPESESEPLELVTLDKLKKGYECEIYKVSKLLRGQQRRRLMDLGFVPGSTIIYEMSSASGDPVAYRVRGAVAALRLEQARLIFVKNVRKVA from the coding sequence ATGAAAATGATCCATGAAATATCTTTTTTAGTGTCGGGAGCAGTAATGTTAATGATTCCCGGACTGGCAAATCTTTTCAGGTCGAAAAGGCAAAAAGCATTCATCGAGAAGGAACTTCTTGAGAATGCACTGAAGCATCTCTACGACTGCGAGTCGAAAAAGGGGAACGGTTCCTGTGAAAGCATTGGTGGAGCACTTGGGACAGGAAGAAAAAAATCGAATGAGCTCAGGGAGCAACTCGAATCCTCCGGACTTATTTCGGTGAAGGATGAAAAAATAGAACTGACTGATACAGGAAGAAGCTACGCCCTGAAGGTCATTCGAATCCACAGACTTTGGGAGAGTTATCTTGCGGACAAAACAGGTACCCCGAGCATTGAATGGCACAGGGAAGCGGAAGCCCGTGAGCATCAAATTTCCGAGGAGGAAGCTGACCGGCTTGCCTCCCGACTTGGCAATCCACTCTATGATCCGGATGGCGATCCGATTCCTGACAAAGAGGGATTTGTGCCACCGAGAAAAGGGATTTTACTAAGGGATTCAGCAGGAAACACATTTGCCAAAGTTACGCATATTGAGGATGAACCACAGGAGGTCTACAACCAGATAATTGCTGAAAATGTCTATCCGGGTTTGACAATCAGGGTTCTGGAAAATGAGAACGGAAAAACTGTTTTTGTAGCTGATGGCGAGGAAAAAATCTTCACGCGTCTCCTCACTTCCAATGTGACGATTATAGAAATCCCGGAGTCGGAAAGTGAACCTCTTGAACTCGTTACTCTCGACAAGCTAAAAAAAGGTTATGAGTGTGAGATTTACAAGGTCTCAAAATTGTTGAGAGGGCAGCAGCGGAGACGGTTGATGGATCTGGGATTTGTTCCCGGAAGCACTATTATATACGAAATGTCGAGTGCATCGGGTGACCCCGTTGCTTACAGGGTACGCGGTGCGGTTGCGGCATTGAGACTGGAACAGGCAAGACTGATTTTTGTGAAAAATGTAAGAAAGGTTGCTTAA
- a CDS encoding metal-dependent transcriptional regulator, translating to MPTISKQDYLKAIYQISTGSDGNAVSTAEIASRLDVSKAATSEMVQRLSEQGYLNYEKYRGMSLTDEGRKEALNIIRRHRIWELFLRDILGLTWSEVHAEAELLEHSTSDFLIEKLDGYLGHPQFDPHGEPIPDREGNMPEVPAVVPLHSCEAGKIYKLVRVIDSSSELMDYFSGIGLCLNKEITVKSRLAFDNSTVVIIGNVTHSLSEKVAGNLFLVPVEDEE from the coding sequence ATGCCAACAATATCAAAACAAGATTATCTAAAAGCCATCTACCAGATTTCAACCGGAAGTGATGGTAACGCAGTTTCGACTGCAGAGATTGCGAGCCGCCTCGATGTATCCAAGGCGGCAACCAGCGAAATGGTGCAAAGACTCTCAGAGCAGGGATACCTGAACTATGAGAAATACCGGGGCATGTCCCTCACAGATGAGGGAAGGAAAGAAGCCCTGAACATCATTCGGCGGCACCGGATCTGGGAGCTGTTTCTTAGGGATATCCTGGGGCTTACCTGGAGCGAGGTACATGCCGAAGCAGAACTTTTGGAGCACTCCACTTCTGACTTTCTTATTGAGAAACTCGATGGATATCTGGGACATCCTCAGTTTGATCCTCATGGTGAACCGATACCTGACAGAGAAGGCAACATGCCCGAAGTGCCTGCCGTTGTCCCGCTTCATTCCTGTGAAGCAGGCAAAATTTATAAACTTGTCAGGGTGATTGACAGTTCCTCTGAGTTAATGGATTATTTTTCGGGGATCGGCCTTTGTCTAAATAAGGAAATTACAGTAAAATCCAGACTTGCATTCGACAACTCAACTGTTGTCATAATCGGGAATGTTACACACAGTCTTAGTGAAAAGGTGGCAGGGAATCTCTTCCTTGTACCGGTGGAGGATGAAGAATGA